Proteins from a single region of Sphingomonas swuensis:
- a CDS encoding GFA family protein yields MSEHHGSCHCGQIRLTLRDEPTEATECNCSICRRTAGLWHYCAPDAVVVEGRGISYQQGDRALDLWHCQRCGCTTHWTATDPGYGRMAVNLRMFEPALLQDLPRREVDGASF; encoded by the coding sequence ATGAGCGAACATCACGGAAGCTGCCACTGCGGCCAGATCCGATTGACCTTGCGCGATGAACCGACCGAGGCCACCGAATGCAATTGTTCGATATGTCGGCGGACAGCCGGACTCTGGCACTATTGCGCTCCTGATGCTGTGGTCGTCGAGGGACGAGGCATCTCCTATCAGCAGGGCGACCGCGCACTGGACCTGTGGCATTGTCAGCGCTGTGGCTGCACGACGCACTGGACCGCCACTGACCCTGGTTACGGGCGCATGGCGGTAAATCTCAGGATGTTCGAGCCAGCGCTTTTGCAGGATCTGCCACGCCGCGAGGTTGATGGGGCGAGCTTCTAG
- a CDS encoding M48 family metallopeptidase has product MTSAILYDGTTATPHPVSVRADGDALLIETASGYGQSVPLGQLSRDGEGRDWRFARLDQPGWRLRFAEAPPAELAAHLPGPARYGHWVDRLGLGKAALAFGLVAAGVVAVGYAAPAALAPIVPDRWEENVGDVMIGDFGERRCQAPAGNAALAALAERVEPGATRGSAGVDLAAIDLDLVNAAALPGRHVVFTDGILDKVTNADALAGVMAHELAHVRRRHVTEALLRELGIGALIQLFSGSIGTNAQQLLSLSYTRSNEAEADRDAVAALRRAGIDPRPTADFFRRLDPPGKARIDARIEWLESHPGSEGRARLFAASYDPRRTYRPALDPAATWALLNLCDRPVLTDRQRAATRPER; this is encoded by the coding sequence GTGACCAGCGCGATCCTCTACGACGGGACCACCGCGACCCCGCACCCGGTCAGCGTCCGCGCCGACGGCGACGCACTGCTGATCGAGACCGCGAGCGGCTACGGCCAGTCGGTCCCGCTCGGTCAGCTCAGCCGCGACGGCGAGGGCCGCGACTGGCGCTTCGCCCGGCTCGATCAGCCCGGCTGGCGGCTGCGCTTCGCCGAGGCCCCGCCGGCCGAGCTCGCCGCCCACCTGCCCGGTCCGGCGCGCTACGGCCACTGGGTCGACCGGCTCGGGCTCGGCAAGGCGGCGCTCGCCTTCGGGCTGGTCGCCGCGGGCGTGGTCGCCGTCGGCTATGCCGCCCCCGCCGCCCTCGCCCCGATCGTCCCTGACCGCTGGGAGGAGAATGTCGGCGACGTGATGATCGGCGACTTCGGCGAGCGGCGCTGCCAGGCTCCCGCCGGCAATGCCGCCCTTGCCGCGCTGGCCGAGCGGGTGGAGCCCGGCGCGACCCGCGGATCCGCCGGGGTCGACCTCGCCGCGATCGATCTCGACCTCGTCAACGCCGCAGCCTTGCCCGGCCGCCACGTCGTCTTCACCGACGGCATCCTCGACAAGGTCACCAACGCCGATGCGCTCGCCGGGGTGATGGCCCACGAACTCGCCCATGTCCGCCGCCGCCACGTCACCGAGGCGCTGCTCCGCGAGCTCGGCATCGGGGCCCTGATCCAGCTGTTCAGCGGAAGCATCGGGACCAACGCCCAGCAGTTGCTGTCGCTCTCCTACACCCGCTCGAACGAGGCCGAGGCCGATCGCGACGCGGTCGCCGCGCTTCGCCGGGCCGGCATCGACCCGCGCCCCACCGCCGACTTCTTCCGCCGCCTCGACCCGCCGGGCAAGGCCAGGATCGACGCCCGGATCGAGTGGCTCGAGAGCCATCCCGGAAGCGAGGGCCGCGCCCGGCTGTTCGCCGCCTCCTACGATCCCCGCCGCACCTACCGCCCGGCGCTCGATCCGGCCGCGACCTGGGCGCTCCTGAACCTGTGCGACCGGCCCGTCTTAACGGACCGGCAACGTGCCGCGACTAGGCCGGAGCGATGA
- a CDS encoding YjgN family protein: MNYQGPHGAAGDDRAVRFTGNWREYLPIAATNVLLIIVTLGIYRFWASARERRYLWSRTHVIDDSLEWTGTGKEMFFGFLMVVAALLPFYIAIQFLFPALLTRGHEGAVLLIGFLLYVAFFWLTGFARFRALRYRLSRSWWHGIRGGSDDSGVDYANQQLCYTAACAFAAFIPFPWAQSKLWNLRWSKMSFGPHGFHADLDSEGLWRRWLFIYAVPVIMLVVGGILGGLGYAIFSDGSSGAVGFAAIFVGFFALIYLAIPLATLHWYAKFYRQAAASLRVGDLEFGFDARTRDWLKLFLGNIGLAVITLGLGIAYWGYRNWSFLVRHVHLYGSVDLDSLTQSQTHAPRESEGFADAFDMGAI; encoded by the coding sequence GTGAACTACCAGGGTCCGCATGGGGCGGCCGGTGATGACCGGGCGGTCCGGTTCACCGGCAATTGGCGCGAATATCTGCCGATCGCGGCGACCAACGTACTGCTGATCATCGTCACCCTCGGCATCTACCGCTTCTGGGCCTCGGCCCGCGAGCGCCGCTACCTGTGGTCGCGCACCCATGTCATCGACGACAGCCTCGAGTGGACCGGCACCGGCAAGGAGATGTTCTTCGGCTTCCTGATGGTCGTCGCGGCGCTGCTGCCCTTCTACATCGCGATCCAGTTCCTGTTCCCGGCGCTGCTCACCCGCGGCCATGAGGGCGCGGTCCTGCTGATCGGCTTCCTGCTCTATGTCGCCTTCTTCTGGCTGACCGGCTTCGCGCGCTTCCGTGCACTGCGCTACCGGCTGAGCCGGAGCTGGTGGCACGGCATCCGCGGCGGCAGCGACGACAGCGGCGTCGACTATGCCAACCAGCAGCTCTGCTACACCGCCGCCTGCGCCTTCGCCGCCTTCATCCCCTTCCCCTGGGCCCAGTCCAAGCTGTGGAACCTGCGCTGGTCGAAGATGAGCTTCGGGCCGCACGGCTTCCATGCCGACCTCGACAGCGAGGGGCTGTGGCGCCGCTGGCTGTTCATCTACGCCGTGCCGGTGATCATGCTGGTCGTCGGCGGGATCCTCGGGGGCCTCGGCTACGCGATCTTCTCCGACGGCTCGAGTGGAGCGGTCGGCTTCGCCGCCATCTTCGTCGGCTTCTTCGCCCTCATCTATCTCGCCATCCCGCTCGCGACCCTCCACTGGTACGCCAAATTCTACCGGCAGGCCGCCGCCAGCCTGCGGGTCGGCGATCTCGAGTTCGGGTTCGATGCGCGCACCCGCGACTGGCTCAAGCTGTTCCTCGGCAACATCGGCCTGGCGGTGATCACGCTCGGCCTCGGCATCGCCTACTGGGGCTATCGCAACTGGTCCTTCCTGGTCCGTCACGTCCATCTCTACGGCAGCGTCGACCTCGATTCGCTGACCCAGTCGCAAACCCACGCCCCGCGCGAAAGCGAGGGCTTCGCCGATGCCTTCGACATGGGCGCGATCTGA
- a CDS encoding S8 family peptidase — protein sequence MNKALLGTTACSLALLLSACGGGGGGGGVTSTPAPPPQAAPTPPPTPAPTPPPPPPPPVVPTNYDTSEYRLSNAAVTSGAIAAYNQGATGQGIKVAVIDSGINPALLDFAGKIDPASRDVTTAGRALADESGHGSGVAGVIVANKDDKWMHGVAFNSTVIALRADSPGTCADTSEDGGCKFGDSAIARGVDAAVAAGARVINMSLGGSSPGPSLLTALGRAVNAGIVVVVSAGNDGEDATLGVTADGFAAAQASRYPTNVIIAGSVGTYDRTTQTTGGLDQLSVFSNRAGSSASNYLAAIGAGVFTVDETARSDGYGTRVAYSGTSFSAPTISGAAALLASAFPNLTGAQIVDILFRSADDLGATGTDAIFGRGRLNIARAMQPIGTTSLAGSADVIDGAGSDAPPASGDAPPVGGNGLGAIVLDGYSRAFAVDLARTIRSAPQGEPLRRALEGSVRVGGAQAGKFNIAMTVSERRGATGYLVQQTGIGPEDLRKSRLIAGSAVARIDDSTAVALGFAEGAKAMERRLSGVESGAFLIARDVAGSPGFDAKRGGAVALRRNLGPVAVSLSGEDGEVQGDLRTAATGSPYRWTNMAVDRSFGRTWLSLGVGRLDEQRTLLGGRMSGNLGGGGAATTFVDLEARRSLGSDWTASLSARRGWTSFAGGAFTTGAYGVDLARSNWLSEGDRFGLRLSQPLRIDGGGFAMSLPTSFDYATMSPGYSIVRSSLVPRGRELDAELSYSRRMLGTGWIGGNLYARRQPGHIAAAGTDVGAAVRFSLGF from the coding sequence ATGAACAAGGCGCTTCTTGGAACCACTGCCTGCAGCCTGGCGCTGCTCTTGTCGGCGTGCGGCGGTGGCGGCGGTGGCGGCGGCGTCACCTCGACCCCTGCTCCGCCTCCGCAGGCCGCACCGACCCCGCCACCGACGCCCGCCCCCACTCCGCCCCCTCCGCCGCCGCCCCCGGTGGTCCCGACCAACTATGACACGAGCGAATATCGCCTCAGCAATGCGGCGGTCACCTCGGGCGCCATCGCCGCCTACAACCAGGGCGCGACCGGCCAGGGCATTAAGGTCGCGGTGATCGACAGCGGGATCAACCCGGCGCTGCTCGACTTCGCCGGCAAGATCGATCCCGCGAGCCGCGACGTCACCACCGCTGGCCGCGCGCTGGCCGACGAGTCGGGCCACGGTTCGGGCGTTGCCGGCGTCATCGTCGCCAACAAGGACGACAAGTGGATGCACGGCGTCGCCTTCAACTCGACGGTGATCGCGCTCCGGGCGGACTCCCCCGGCACCTGCGCCGACACCAGCGAGGACGGCGGCTGCAAGTTCGGCGACTCCGCCATCGCCCGCGGCGTCGACGCGGCGGTTGCGGCCGGTGCCCGGGTCATCAACATGTCGCTCGGCGGCTCCAGCCCGGGCCCGTCCCTGCTGACCGCGCTCGGCCGCGCGGTGAACGCCGGGATCGTGGTCGTGGTCTCCGCCGGCAACGATGGCGAGGATGCGACGCTCGGCGTCACCGCCGATGGCTTCGCCGCCGCCCAGGCGAGCCGCTATCCGACCAACGTCATCATCGCCGGCTCGGTCGGCACCTACGATCGCACCACGCAGACCACCGGCGGGCTCGACCAGCTGTCGGTCTTCTCCAACCGCGCCGGAAGCAGCGCGAGCAACTATCTGGCGGCGATCGGCGCCGGGGTGTTCACCGTCGACGAGACCGCCCGGAGCGACGGCTACGGCACCCGGGTCGCCTACAGCGGCACCAGCTTCTCCGCGCCGACCATCTCGGGCGCGGCGGCGCTGCTCGCCTCGGCCTTCCCCAACCTCACCGGCGCGCAGATCGTCGACATCCTGTTCCGAAGCGCGGACGACCTCGGCGCGACCGGCACCGACGCGATCTTCGGACGCGGCCGGCTCAACATCGCCCGCGCGATGCAGCCGATCGGAACCACTAGCCTGGCCGGTTCGGCCGACGTCATCGACGGCGCCGGCTCCGACGCGCCGCCCGCCTCGGGCGACGCTCCCCCGGTCGGCGGCAACGGCCTCGGCGCAATCGTCCTCGACGGCTATTCGCGCGCCTTCGCGGTCGATCTCGCCCGCACCATCCGCAGCGCTCCCCAGGGCGAGCCGTTGCGCCGCGCGCTCGAAGGCTCGGTCCGCGTCGGCGGCGCGCAGGCGGGCAAGTTCAACATCGCCATGACCGTCTCCGAGCGGAGGGGCGCCACCGGCTATCTCGTCCAGCAGACCGGGATCGGCCCCGAGGACCTGCGCAAGTCGCGGCTGATCGCCGGCTCGGCGGTCGCCAGGATCGACGATTCCACCGCCGTCGCGCTCGGTTTCGCCGAGGGGGCCAAGGCGATGGAACGGCGCCTGTCGGGGGTCGAGTCGGGGGCCTTCCTGATTGCCCGCGACGTTGCCGGAAGCCCCGGCTTCGACGCCAAGCGCGGCGGCGCCGTTGCGCTCCGTCGCAATCTCGGGCCCGTGGCGGTGAGCCTGTCGGGCGAGGATGGCGAGGTGCAGGGCGACCTTCGCACCGCCGCCACCGGCTCGCCCTATCGCTGGACCAACATGGCGGTCGACCGCAGCTTCGGCCGGACCTGGCTGTCGCTCGGGGTCGGCCGGCTCGACGAGCAGCGCACGCTGCTCGGCGGGCGGATGAGCGGCAACCTCGGCGGCGGCGGCGCGGCGACGACCTTCGTCGACCTCGAGGCGCGGCGCTCGCTCGGGTCCGACTGGACCGCCAGCCTTTCGGCGCGGCGCGGCTGGACCAGCTTCGCCGGCGGCGCCTTCACCACCGGTGCCTATGGCGTCGACCTCGCCCGCAGCAACTGGCTGAGCGAGGGCGACAGGTTCGGCCTGCGCCTGTCGCAGCCGCTCCGCATCGACGGCGGCGGCTTCGCGATGAGCCTTCCGACCTCGTTCGACTATGCGACCATGTCTCCGGGCTACAGCATCGTCCGCTCGAGCCTGGTGCCGAGGGGCCGCGAGCTCGACGCCGAGCTCAGCTATTCGCGGCGCATGCTCGGCACCGGCTGGATCGGCGGCAACCTCTACGCGCGTCGCCAGCCCGGACATATCGCCGCCGCCGGTACCGACGTCGGCGCGGCGGTCCGCTTCAGCCTGGGCTTCTGA
- a CDS encoding pyrimidine 5'-nucleotidase, producing MPGSSISPRFIAQFGEVADWIFDLDNCLYPASTGLFALIDQRMGAYIQRLLGVEADEARRIQKHHFHTHGTTLAGLMKEHGVDPHHFLADVHDIALDRVGADPRLVAGLGRLPGRKFVFTNGDAPYARRVLAAIGIGDQFEHLHDIHECELRPKPDRHGYELLCARFGIDPFRACMVEDMAQNLRPAKALGMTTVWVDNGSERGNHDFDPAHVDLRISNVADWLHDLLEDQ from the coding sequence ATGCCGGGTTCGTCCATCTCTCCCCGCTTTATAGCGCAGTTCGGCGAGGTCGCCGACTGGATCTTCGATCTCGACAATTGCCTCTACCCGGCCTCGACCGGGCTGTTCGCGCTGATCGACCAGAGGATGGGCGCCTACATCCAGCGCTTGTTGGGGGTCGAAGCGGACGAGGCGCGGCGCATCCAGAAGCATCACTTCCACACCCATGGGACCACGCTCGCGGGGCTGATGAAGGAGCATGGGGTCGACCCGCACCATTTCCTCGCCGACGTCCACGACATCGCGCTCGACCGGGTCGGCGCCGACCCGCGGCTGGTGGCGGGGCTGGGCCGGCTTCCCGGGCGCAAGTTCGTCTTCACCAACGGCGACGCGCCCTACGCCCGCCGCGTGCTGGCGGCGATCGGCATCGGTGACCAGTTCGAGCATCTCCACGACATCCACGAGTGCGAGCTTCGCCCCAAGCCCGACCGCCACGGCTACGAGTTGCTGTGCGCGCGCTTCGGGATCGATCCTTTCCGCGCCTGCATGGTTGAGGACATGGCCCAGAACCTGCGGCCGGCGAAGGCGCTCGGAATGACGACCGTGTGGGTGGACAATGGCTCCGAGCGCGGCAATCACGACTTCGATCCGGCCCATGTCGACCTGCGTATCAGCAACGTCGCCGACTGGCTTCACGACCTTCTGGAGGACCAATGA
- the dapD gene encoding 2,3,4,5-tetrahydropyridine-2,6-dicarboxylate N-succinyltransferase, whose translation MTDLAAIIDRAWDERDGVSTATTGEVRDAVGQALALLDSGEARVAEPGEDGWTVNQWLKKAVLLSFRLNAMEAIPGGPGGAPWWDKVPSKFEGWGADEFAAAGFRAVPGAIVRRGAFIGRNAVLMPSFVNLGAYVGEGAMIDTWATVGSCAQIGRNVHISGGAGIGGVLEPLQAGPVIIEDDCFVGARSEVAEGVVVERGAVLSMGVFLGASTKIVDRATGEVMYGRVPAYSVVVPGALPGKDGGPSLACAVIVKRVDERTRSKTSINELLRD comes from the coding sequence ATGACCGACCTTGCCGCCATCATCGACCGCGCCTGGGACGAGCGCGATGGCGTCTCCACCGCGACGACCGGCGAGGTCCGCGACGCGGTCGGGCAGGCGCTCGCCCTGCTCGATAGCGGGGAGGCTCGGGTCGCCGAGCCGGGCGAGGACGGCTGGACGGTCAACCAGTGGCTCAAGAAGGCGGTGCTGCTGAGCTTCCGGCTGAACGCGATGGAAGCGATCCCCGGCGGGCCCGGCGGGGCGCCCTGGTGGGACAAGGTGCCGAGCAAGTTCGAGGGCTGGGGCGCCGACGAGTTCGCCGCCGCCGGCTTCCGCGCGGTGCCCGGGGCGATCGTCCGCCGCGGCGCCTTCATCGGTCGCAACGCGGTGCTGATGCCGAGCTTCGTCAACCTCGGCGCCTATGTCGGCGAGGGCGCGATGATCGACACCTGGGCGACCGTCGGAAGCTGCGCGCAGATCGGCCGCAACGTCCACATCTCGGGCGGCGCGGGAATCGGCGGGGTGCTCGAACCCTTGCAGGCCGGACCGGTGATCATCGAGGACGACTGCTTCGTCGGCGCGCGCAGCGAGGTCGCCGAGGGCGTGGTGGTCGAGCGCGGCGCGGTGCTCAGCATGGGCGTCTTCCTCGGCGCCTCGACCAAGATCGTCGACCGCGCCACCGGCGAGGTCATGTACGGCCGGGTGCCGGCCTATTCGGTCGTGGTCCCGGGCGCGCTCCCGGGCAAGGACGGAGGCCCGAGCCTCGCCTGCGCGGTGATCGTCAAGCGGGTCGACGAACGCACCCGCTCCAAGACCAGCATCAACGAGCTGCTCCGAGACTGA
- a CDS encoding flotillin family protein yields MTIGLILTRLYKRASKEIGFVRTGFGGERVVMNGGALVLPVLHETMPVNLNTVRLAVERKNSDALITLDRLRIDVKAEFYVRVRPDSESIAIAAQTLGQRTMHPDSLKELIEGKFVDALRSVAAGMTMAQLHEQRAEFVQKVQQVSAADLAMNGLELESVSLTGLDQTSIEHFNANNAFDAEGLTKLTEQIELRKKARNDIEQETRVQIEAKNLEAERRSLEISRDGEFARLEQEREVEVRRAAQSAEVAQEQAVRSREAEQARIEAKQQTDSAQIEANRLIEQAKIAQVQAVEIARQEQQIAVQNKSREESQARAQADLARAEAVAAEERVGTARETEVAERQKRIELIDASREAERAAIAIKVQAGADKQAAADRAEALRLAAEGEAEAEKLRAEAARVRFEVEAAGQRAVNEAANLLSSDQISLQTKMALLKVLPEVVREAAKPLEAIDSIKIVQVDGLSGGGAAGLGGAGGTGDGGNLASSAVNAALRYRAQAPIVDGLMKELGFDGQSLDGLVAEAGRIGTAAPTPAVPADDPAPLKPAE; encoded by the coding sequence ATGACCATCGGCCTTATCCTCACCCGCCTCTACAAGCGCGCGTCGAAGGAGATCGGCTTCGTCCGCACCGGCTTCGGTGGCGAGCGGGTGGTGATGAACGGCGGCGCGCTGGTTCTACCGGTCCTCCACGAGACCATGCCGGTCAACCTCAACACCGTCCGGCTCGCGGTCGAGCGCAAGAACAGCGACGCGCTGATCACCCTGGACCGCCTGCGCATCGACGTGAAGGCCGAATTTTACGTCCGGGTCCGCCCCGATTCCGAAAGCATCGCGATTGCGGCGCAGACGCTTGGCCAGCGGACCATGCACCCTGACAGCCTCAAGGAGCTGATCGAGGGCAAGTTCGTGGACGCGCTCCGCTCTGTTGCCGCGGGCATGACCATGGCCCAGCTCCACGAGCAGCGCGCCGAATTCGTCCAGAAGGTGCAGCAGGTCAGCGCCGCCGACCTCGCGATGAACGGCCTCGAGCTGGAATCGGTCTCGCTGACCGGACTCGACCAGACCTCGATCGAGCATTTCAACGCCAACAACGCGTTCGACGCCGAGGGTCTGACCAAGCTCACCGAGCAGATCGAGCTGCGCAAGAAGGCGCGCAACGACATCGAGCAGGAAACCCGGGTCCAGATCGAGGCCAAGAATCTCGAGGCCGAGCGGCGCAGCCTCGAGATCAGCCGCGATGGCGAGTTCGCCCGGCTCGAGCAGGAGCGGGAGGTCGAGGTTCGCCGCGCCGCCCAGTCGGCCGAGGTCGCGCAGGAGCAGGCGGTCCGCAGCCGCGAGGCCGAGCAGGCGCGAATCGAGGCCAAGCAGCAGACCGACAGTGCGCAGATCGAGGCCAATCGCCTGATCGAGCAGGCCAAGATCGCGCAGGTCCAGGCAGTCGAGATCGCCCGTCAGGAGCAGCAGATCGCGGTCCAGAACAAGAGCCGCGAGGAGAGCCAGGCACGGGCGCAGGCCGACCTTGCCCGGGCCGAGGCGGTCGCCGCCGAGGAACGTGTCGGCACCGCCCGCGAGACCGAGGTGGCCGAGCGTCAGAAGAGGATCGAACTGATCGACGCCAGCCGCGAGGCCGAGCGCGCCGCGATCGCCATCAAGGTCCAGGCGGGAGCCGACAAGCAAGCCGCTGCCGATCGCGCCGAAGCGCTGCGCCTCGCCGCCGAAGGTGAAGCCGAGGCCGAGAAGCTCCGCGCTGAGGCCGCCCGGGTCCGCTTCGAGGTCGAGGCGGCTGGCCAGCGCGCGGTCAACGAGGCCGCGAACCTCCTCTCCTCCGACCAGATCTCGCTCCAGACCAAGATGGCACTGCTCAAGGTGCTGCCCGAGGTCGTGCGCGAAGCGGCCAAGCCGCTCGAGGCGATCGATTCGATCAAGATCGTCCAGGTCGACGGCCTGAGCGGCGGCGGCGCGGCGGGTCTCGGCGGTGCTGGGGGCACTGGGGATGGTGGCAATCTCGCCAGCAGCGCCGTCAATGCCGCGCTCCGCTACCGGGCGCAGGCGCCGATCGTCGACGGGCTGATGAAGGAGCTCGGCTTCGACGGCCAGAGCCTCGACGGGCTGGTTGCCGAGGCCGGGCGGATCGGCACGGCCGCGCCGACGCCCGCCGTTCCGGCCGACGACCCGGCACCGCTCAAGCCTGCCGAGTGA
- a CDS encoding YqiJ family protein has translation MEILLSPANLPFTVALILMILIGLAEAIGLGAGAVGLEADVDGDSDMLGWLGVGQVPLLILLVVFLGLFALIGFSLQQLATALTGGSLSAVLAGVGAALLALPLLGLTARGAARILPRDETTAFRRDSLVGRRAAIVIGTARVGSPARAEVRDEHGQRHFVMVEPTDERTDAGEGQVLLLVRREGDIFIGLAEGEELRLDIDERMFGRRLSQGGPQ, from the coding sequence GTGGAGATCCTGCTGAGCCCGGCGAACTTGCCGTTCACCGTCGCGCTCATCCTTATGATCCTGATCGGCCTGGCCGAAGCGATCGGTCTCGGCGCGGGGGCGGTCGGGCTCGAAGCCGATGTTGATGGCGACAGCGACATGCTTGGCTGGCTCGGCGTCGGGCAGGTGCCGCTGCTGATACTTTTGGTCGTCTTTCTCGGCCTGTTCGCTCTGATCGGCTTCAGCCTGCAGCAACTTGCGACCGCGCTCACCGGAGGATCACTGTCCGCGGTCCTGGCCGGTGTCGGCGCGGCGCTGCTCGCCCTTCCGCTTCTTGGCCTGACCGCACGCGGCGCCGCCCGCATTCTGCCACGCGATGAGACCACCGCGTTCCGCCGCGACAGCCTCGTCGGCCGCCGCGCCGCGATCGTCATCGGCACCGCCCGGGTCGGCTCGCCCGCCCGCGCCGAGGTCCGCGACGAACACGGCCAGCGCCACTTTGTCATGGTCGAGCCGACCGACGAGCGGACTGACGCCGGCGAAGGACAGGTGCTGCTGCTCGTCCGCCGCGAAGGCGACATCTTCATCGGCCTCGCGGAAGGCGAGGAACTCAGACTAGATATCGACGAGCGGATGTTCGGCCGCCGTCTCAGCCAAGGGGGCCCCCAGTGA
- a CDS encoding TlpA disulfide reductase family protein: protein MRIVLLVAAVVGGLLTAGCDRQSDPQSQAADKAGDATGRAAGPGVDKSQAGTAAPDVAFVDGDGEQTSLAAFRGKPLLLNLWATWCAPCVKELPTLDALAGQPGAPQVLALSQDMQPQPTVAAFLDERKVGLETYQDKEMAMSSALGVQILPTTILYGSDGKEIWRYSGDLDWTGPEAAELLKQAR from the coding sequence ATGCGCATCGTCCTCCTCGTCGCCGCCGTCGTCGGCGGACTCCTGACCGCCGGCTGCGATAGGCAGTCGGACCCGCAAAGCCAAGCCGCCGACAAGGCGGGTGACGCAACGGGCCGTGCCGCCGGGCCGGGGGTGGACAAGAGCCAGGCCGGCACCGCCGCGCCCGACGTCGCCTTCGTCGACGGGGACGGCGAGCAGACCAGCCTCGCCGCCTTCCGCGGCAAGCCGCTGCTGCTCAACCTGTGGGCGACCTGGTGCGCGCCCTGCGTCAAGGAACTGCCGACGCTCGACGCGCTGGCTGGTCAGCCGGGCGCGCCGCAGGTGCTGGCGCTGAGCCAGGACATGCAGCCGCAGCCGACCGTCGCCGCCTTCCTCGACGAGCGCAAGGTCGGGCTCGAGACCTACCAGGACAAGGAGATGGCGATGTCGAGCGCCCTCGGCGTCCAGATCCTCCCCACCACCATCCTCTACGGCTCCGACGGCAAGGAGATCTGGCGCTATTCGGGCGACCTCGACTGGACCGGCCCCGAGGCAGCCGAGCTGCTCAAGCAGGCCCGCTAG